In the genome of Chlamydia trachomatis A/HAR-13, one region contains:
- the pmpD gene encoding autotransporter protein PmpD — protein sequence MSSEKDIKSTCSKFSLSVVAAILASVSGLASCVDLHAGGQSVNELVYVGPQAVLLLDQIRDLFVGSKDSQAEGQYRLIVGDPSSFQEKDADTLPGKVEQSTLFSVTNPVVFQGVDQQDQVSSQGLICSFTSSNLDSPRDGESFLGIAFVGDSSKAGITLTDVKASLSGAALYSTEDLIFEKIKGGLEFASCSSLEQGGACAAQSILIHDCQGLQVKHCTTAVNAEGSSANDHLGFGGGAFFVTGSLSGEKSLYMPAGDMVVANCDGAISFEGNSANFANGGAIAASGKVLFVANDKKTSFIENRALSGGAIAASSDIAFQNCAELVFKGNCAIGTEDKGSLGGGAISSLGTVLLQGNHGITCDKNESASQGGAIFGKNCQISDNEGPVVFRDSTACLGGGAIAAQEIVSIQNNQAGISFEGGKASFGGGIACGSFSSAGGASVLGTIDISKNLGAISFSRTLCTTSDLGQMEYQGGGALFGENISLSENAGVLTFKDNIVKTFASNGKILGGGAILATGKVEITNNSEGISFTGNARAPQALPTQEEFPLFSKKEGRPLSSGYSGGGAILGREVAILHNAAVVFEQNRLQCSEEEATLLGCCGGGAVHGMDSTSIVGNSSVRFGNNYAMGQGVSGGALLSKTVQLAGNGSVDFSRNIASLGGGALQASEGNCELVDNGYVLFRDNRGRVYGGAISCLRGDVVISGNKGRVEFKDNIATRLYVEETVEKVEEVEPAPEQKDNNELSFLGSAEQSFITAANQALFASEDGDLSPESSISSEELVKRRECAGGAIFAKRVRIVDNQEAVVFSNNFSDIYGGAIFTGSLREEDKLDGQIPEVLISGNAGDVVFSGNSSKRDEHLPHTGGGAICTQNLTISQNTGNVLFYNNVACSGGAVRIEDHGNVLLEAFGGDIVFKGNSSFRAQGSDAIYFAGKESHITALNATEGHAIVFHDALVFENLEERKSAEVLLINSRENPGYTGSIRFLEAESKVPQCIHVQQGSLELLNGATLCSYGFKQDAGAKLVLAAGAKLKILDSGTPVQQGHAISKPEAEIESSSEPEGAHSLWIAKNAQTTVPMVDIHTISVDLASFSSSQQEGTVEAPQVIVPGGSYVRSGELNLELVNTTGTGYENHALLKNEAKVPLMSFVASGDEASAEISNLSVSDLQIHVVTPEIEEDTYGHMGDWSEAKIQDGTLVISWNPTGYRLDPQKAGALVFNALWEEGAVLSALKNARFAHNLTAQRMEFDYSTNVWGFAFGGFRTLSAENLVAIDGYKGAYGGASAGVDIQLMEDFVLGVSGAAFLGKMDSQKFDAEVSRKGVVGSVYTGFLAGSWFFKGQYSLGETQNDMKTRYGVLGESSASWTSRGVLADALVEYRSLVGPVRPTFYALHFNPYVEVSYASMKFPGFTEQGREARSFEDASLTNITIPLGMKFELAFIKGQFSEVNSLGISYAWEAYRKVEGGAVQLLEAGFDWEGAPMDLPRQELRVALENNTEWSSYFSTVLGLTAFCGGFTSTDSKLGYKANTGLRLIF from the coding sequence ATGAGTTCCGAGAAAGATATAAAAAGCACCTGTTCTAAGTTTTCTTTATCTGTAGTAGCAGCTATCCTTGCCTCTGTTAGCGGGTTAGCTAGTTGCGTAGATCTTCATGCTGGAGGACAGTCTGTAAATGAGCTGGTATATGTAGGCCCTCAAGCGGTTTTATTGTTAGACCAAATTCGAGATCTATTCGTTGGGTCTAAAGATAGTCAGGCTGAAGGACAGTATAGGTTAATTGTAGGAGATCCAAGTTCTTTCCAAGAGAAAGATGCGGATACTCTTCCCGGGAAGGTAGAGCAAAGTACTTTGTTCTCAGTAACCAATCCCGTGGTTTTCCAAGGTGTGGACCAACAGGATCAAGTCTCTTCCCAAGGGTTAATTTGTAGTTTTACGAGCAGCAACCTTGATTCTCCTCGTGACGGAGAATCTTTTTTAGGTATTGCTTTTGTTGGGGATAGTAGTAAGGCTGGAATCACATTAACTGACGTGAAAGCTTCTTTGTCTGGAGCGGCTTTATATTCTACAGAAGATCTTATCTTTGAAAAGATTAAGGGTGGATTGGAATTTGCATCATGTTCTTCTCTAGAACAGGGGGGAGCTTGTGCAGCTCAAAGTATTTTGATTCATGATTGTCAAGGATTGCAGGTTAAACACTGTACTACAGCCGTGAATGCTGAGGGGTCTAGTGCGAATGATCATCTTGGATTTGGAGGAGGCGCTTTCTTTGTTACGGGTTCTCTTTCTGGAGAGAAAAGTCTCTATATGCCTGCAGGAGATATGGTAGTTGCGAATTGTGATGGGGCTATATCTTTTGAAGGAAACAGCGCGAACTTTGCTAATGGAGGAGCGATTGCTGCCTCTGGGAAAGTGCTTTTTGTCGCTAATGATAAAAAGACTTCTTTTATAGAGAACCGAGCTTTGTCTGGAGGAGCGATTGCAGCCTCTTCTGATATTGCCTTTCAAAACTGCGCAGAACTAGTTTTCAAAGGCAATTGTGCAATTGGAACAGAGGATAAAGGTTCTTTAGGTGGAGGGGCTATATCTTCTCTAGGCACCGTTCTTTTGCAAGGGAATCACGGGATAACTTGTGATAAGAATGAGTCTGCTTCGCAAGGAGGCGCCATTTTTGGCAAAAATTGTCAGATTTCTGACAACGAGGGGCCAGTGGTTTTCAGAGATAGTACAGCTTGCTTAGGAGGAGGCGCTATTGCAGCTCAAGAAATTGTTTCTATTCAGAACAATCAGGCTGGGATTTCCTTCGAGGGAGGTAAGGCTAGTTTCGGAGGAGGTATTGCGTGTGGATCTTTTTCTTCCGCAGGTGGTGCTTCTGTTTTAGGGACCATTGATATTTCGAAGAATTTAGGCGCGATTTCGTTCTCTCGTACTTTATGTACGACCTCAGATTTAGGACAAATGGAGTACCAGGGAGGAGGAGCTCTATTTGGTGAAAATATTTCTCTTTCTGAGAATGCTGGTGTGCTCACCTTTAAAGACAACATTGTGAAGACTTTTGCTTCGAATGGGAAAATTCTGGGAGGAGGAGCGATTTTAGCTACTGGTAAGGTGGAAATTACCAATAATTCCGAAGGAATTTCTTTTACAGGAAATGCGAGAGCTCCACAAGCTCTTCCAACTCAAGAGGAGTTTCCTTTATTCAGCAAAAAAGAAGGGCGACCACTCTCTTCAGGATATTCTGGGGGAGGAGCGATTTTAGGAAGAGAAGTAGCTATTCTCCACAACGCTGCAGTAGTATTTGAGCAAAATCGTTTGCAGTGCAGCGAAGAAGAAGCGACATTATTAGGTTGTTGTGGAGGAGGCGCTGTTCATGGGATGGATAGCACTTCGATTGTTGGCAACTCTTCAGTAAGATTTGGTAATAATTACGCAATGGGACAAGGAGTCTCAGGAGGAGCTCTTTTATCTAAAACAGTGCAGTTAGCTGGAAATGGAAGCGTCGATTTTTCTCGAAATATTGCTAGTTTGGGAGGAGGAGCTCTTCAAGCTTCTGAAGGAAATTGTGAGCTAGTTGATAACGGCTATGTGCTATTCAGAGATAATCGAGGGAGGGTTTATGGGGGTGCTATTTCTTGCTTACGTGGAGATGTAGTCATTTCTGGAAACAAGGGTAGAGTTGAATTTAAAGACAACATAGCAACACGTCTTTATGTGGAAGAAACTGTAGAAAAGGTTGAAGAGGTAGAGCCAGCTCCTGAGCAAAAAGACAATAATGAGCTTTCTTTCTTAGGGAGTGCAGAACAGAGTTTTATTACTGCAGCTAATCAAGCTCTTTTCGCATCTGAAGATGGGGATTTATCACCTGAGTCATCCATTTCTTCTGAAGAACTTGTGAAAAGAAGAGAGTGTGCTGGAGGAGCTATTTTTGCAAAACGGGTTCGTATTGTAGATAACCAAGAGGCCGTTGTATTCTCGAATAACTTCTCTGATATTTATGGCGGCGCCATTTTTACAGGTTCTCTTCGAGAAGAGGATAAGTTAGATGGGCAAATCCCTGAAGTCTTGATCTCAGGCAATGCAGGGGATGTTGTTTTTTCCGGAAATTCCTCGAAGCGTGATGAGCATCTTCCTCATACAGGTGGGGGAGCCATTTGTACTCAAAATTTGACGATTTCTCAGAATACAGGGAATGTTCTGTTTTATAACAACGTGGCCTGTTCGGGAGGAGCTGTTCGTATAGAGGATCATGGTAATGTTCTTTTAGAAGCTTTTGGAGGAGATATTGTTTTTAAAGGAAATTCTTCTTTCAGAGCACAAGGATCCGATGCTATCTATTTTGCAGGTAAAGAATCGCATATTACAGCCCTGAATGCTACGGAAGGACATGCTATTGTTTTCCACGACGCATTAGTTTTTGAAAATCTAGAAGAAAGGAAATCTGCTGAAGTATTGTTAATCAATAGTCGAGAAAATCCAGGTTACACTGGATCTATTCGATTTTTAGAAGCAGAAAGTAAAGTTCCTCAATGTATTCATGTACAACAAGGAAGCCTTGAGTTGCTAAATGGAGCCACATTATGTAGTTATGGTTTTAAACAAGATGCTGGAGCTAAGTTGGTATTGGCTGCTGGAGCTAAACTGAAGATTTTAGATTCAGGAACTCCTGTACAACAAGGGCATGCTATCAGTAAACCTGAAGCAGAAATCGAGTCATCTTCTGAACCAGAGGGTGCACATTCTCTTTGGATTGCGAAGAATGCTCAAACAACAGTTCCTATGGTTGATATCCATACTATTTCTGTAGATTTAGCCTCCTTCTCTTCTAGTCAACAGGAGGGGACAGTAGAAGCTCCTCAGGTTATTGTTCCTGGAGGAAGTTATGTTCGATCTGGAGAGCTTAATTTGGAGTTAGTTAACACAACAGGTACTGGTTATGAAAATCATGCTTTGTTGAAGAATGAGGCTAAAGTTCCATTGATGTCTTTCGTTGCTTCTGGTGATGAAGCTTCAGCCGAAATCAGTAACTTGTCGGTTTCTGATTTACAGATTCATGTAGTAACTCCAGAGATTGAAGAAGACACATACGGCCATATGGGAGATTGGTCTGAGGCTAAAATTCAAGATGGAACTCTTGTCATTAGTTGGAATCCTACTGGATATCGATTAGATCCTCAAAAAGCAGGGGCTTTAGTATTTAATGCATTATGGGAAGAAGGGGCTGTCTTGTCTGCTCTGAAAAATGCACGCTTTGCTCATAATCTCACTGCTCAGCGTATGGAATTCGATTATTCTACAAATGTGTGGGGATTCGCCTTTGGTGGTTTCCGAACTCTATCTGCAGAGAATCTGGTTGCTATTGATGGATACAAAGGAGCTTATGGTGGTGCTTCTGCTGGAGTCGATATTCAATTGATGGAAGATTTTGTTCTAGGAGTTAGTGGAGCTGCTTTCCTAGGTAAAATGGATAGTCAGAAGTTTGATGCGGAGGTTTCTCGGAAGGGAGTTGTTGGTTCTGTATATACAGGATTTTTAGCTGGATCCTGGTTCTTCAAAGGACAATATAGCCTTGGAGAAACACAGAACGATATGAAAACGCGTTATGGAGTACTAGGAGAGTCGAGTGCTTCTTGGACATCTCGAGGAGTACTGGCAGATGCTTTAGTTGAATACCGAAGTTTAGTTGGTCCTGTGAGACCTACTTTTTATGCTTTGCATTTCAATCCTTATGTCGAAGTATCTTATGCTTCTATGAAATTCCCTGGCTTTACAGAACAAGGAAGAGAAGCGCGTTCTTTTGAAGACGCTTCCCTTACCAATATCACCATTCCTTTAGGGATGAAGTTTGAATTGGCGTTCATAAAAGGACAGTTTTCAGAGGTGAACTCTTTGGGAATAAGTTATGCATGGGAAGCTTATCGAAAAGTAGAAGGAGGCGCGGTGCAGCTTTTAGAAGCTGGGTTTGATTGGGAGGGAGCTCCAATGGATCTTCCTAGACAGGAGCTGCGTGTCGCTCTGGAAAATAATACGGAATGGAGTTCTTACTTCAGCACAGTCTTAGGATTAACAGCTTTTTGTGGAGGATTTACTTCTACAGATAGTAAACTAGGATATAAGGCGAATACTGGATTGCGATTGATCTTTTAA
- a CDS encoding inclusion membrane protein InaC produces MTTLPNNCTSNSNSINTFTKDIEMAKQIQGSRKDPLAKTSWIAGLICVVAGVLGLLAIGIGGCSMASGLGLIGAIVAAVVVAVGLCCLVSALCLQVEKSQWWQKEFESWIEQKSQFRIVMADMLKANRKLQSEVEFLSKGWSDDTAVHKEDVTKYEQVVEEYAEKIMELYEETGVLTIEKINLQKEKKAWLEEKAEMEQKLTTVTDLEAAKQQLEEKVTDLESEKQELREELDKAIENLDEIAYEAMEFEKEKHGIKPGRRGSI; encoded by the coding sequence ATGACTACTCTTCCCAATAATTGCACTTCAAACTCCAATTCTATAAATACTTTCACGAAAGATATCGAAATGGCAAAGCAGATCCAAGGCTCTCGGAAGGATCCTCTTGCTAAAACCTCATGGATCGCAGGATTGATCTGTGTTGTTGCTGGGGTATTGGGACTTCTTGCTATAGGAATAGGAGGATGTTCTATGGCTTCCGGATTAGGATTAATCGGTGCTATAGTTGCTGCTGTCGTCGTAGCCGTCGGTTTATGCTGCTTGGTATCAGCTTTATGCTTGCAAGTTGAGAAATCTCAATGGTGGCAGAAAGAGTTTGAGTCTTGGATAGAGCAAAAATCCCAGTTTAGAATTGTAATGGCTGACATGCTCAAAGCAAATCGGAAATTGCAATCAGAAGTGGAATTCCTTTCAAAAGGTTGGAGCGATGATACCGCAGTGCACAAGGAAGATGTGACGAAGTATGAGCAAGTTGTTGAAGAATATGCTGAGAAAATTATGGAGCTATATGAGGAAACAGGTGTTCTTACCATAGAAAAAATCAATCTTCAGAAAGAGAAAAAAGCTTGGCTGGAAGAGAAAGCTGAAATGGAGCAAAAATTAACAACCGTTACGGATCTGGAGGCAGCAAAACAACAATTAGAAGAGAAAGTGACAGATCTAGAGTCAGAGAAACAAGAGTTGCGTGAAGAATTAGACAAAGCTATAGAGAATCTTGATGAGATAGCTTATGAAGCGATGGAATTCGAAAAAGAAAAACATGGTATCAAACCAGGAAGACGTGGTTCGATATAG
- a CDS encoding YtxH domain-containing protein, producing the protein MFRSQKPKKNKCCLWLRGVLFGGFLATLLTSLFLPKSGMQIRKKLLRVKTSGTKKGRALLKNSKHHTREFAEQTKLLAKNISKEIQDFTQSIIDESRRD; encoded by the coding sequence ATGTTCAGAAGCCAAAAACCTAAAAAAAATAAATGTTGCTTATGGTTGCGAGGCGTCCTATTCGGAGGGTTCCTAGCTACACTACTTACTAGTCTTTTCCTCCCTAAAAGTGGGATGCAAATCAGAAAAAAGCTTCTCCGCGTCAAGACATCCGGCACGAAGAAAGGCCGAGCCCTACTCAAAAACTCTAAGCACCACACACGAGAATTTGCAGAACAGACCAAACTGCTGGCTAAAAATATTTCCAAAGAGATTCAAGACTTTACTCAGTCCATTATTGATGAAAGTCGTCGAGATTAA